Proteins from one Pseudomonas grandcourensis genomic window:
- a CDS encoding autotransporter outer membrane beta-barrel domain-containing protein, translating into MNISLTPQEIKVTFCTVSSSLLLCSAMEILAATDEQETTPWYRQDIPTLGLSTVAVTYPGQFSAHPDLRSSSLTTEDASPTDWDQLYGQPSRQAQTDYLSQGLAVPGTHALKGPAILTVQSASGHTQRVGLVGGTSQYQLNNHGAQITPAMSDPDSDRLNLQGHSLGAYWSLTGPQGWHVDLTASGGRVSGFSRNVKGARQATEGRAMTLSVEGGFPIGLGENWVFEPQAQLINQRISLDAPYAGSGNASSTDLNSWSGRVGARLQGSYNISGLPVEPYVRTNLWHTVYTGNTVTLDQVDKISSSRKSSTVELGLGLVARVTPSVSLYVSADYSSDVDDNDLNGLIGSLGIRMRW; encoded by the coding sequence ATGAACATTTCACTCACCCCACAAGAGATCAAAGTCACTTTTTGCACGGTGTCGAGTTCACTCCTGCTGTGTTCCGCCATGGAAATACTGGCCGCCACCGACGAGCAGGAAACAACCCCGTGGTATCGCCAGGACATCCCGACGCTCGGTTTGTCTACTGTCGCAGTCACCTATCCCGGTCAATTCAGCGCTCATCCCGATCTACGCAGCTCCAGCCTGACCACCGAAGACGCATCGCCCACGGACTGGGACCAACTCTACGGCCAGCCCTCTCGCCAGGCACAAACCGATTACCTGTCCCAAGGGCTGGCCGTCCCCGGCACCCACGCACTCAAAGGCCCGGCGATCCTCACCGTGCAAAGCGCCAGCGGCCATACGCAAAGGGTCGGTCTGGTCGGCGGCACGAGTCAGTACCAGCTCAACAACCACGGCGCACAGATCACCCCGGCAATGTCCGATCCCGACAGCGACAGGCTCAACCTCCAGGGGCATAGCCTCGGCGCCTACTGGAGCCTGACCGGACCACAAGGCTGGCACGTCGACCTGACCGCCAGCGGTGGCCGGGTCAGCGGCTTCAGCCGTAATGTGAAAGGAGCCCGGCAAGCCACCGAGGGCCGCGCGATGACACTGTCGGTGGAGGGTGGCTTCCCCATCGGCCTGGGCGAAAACTGGGTGTTTGAGCCCCAGGCACAGTTGATCAATCAGCGCATCAGCCTGGACGCCCCTTATGCCGGATCCGGCAACGCCTCTTCAACTGACCTGAACTCGTGGAGCGGCCGGGTCGGTGCGCGCTTGCAAGGCAGTTACAACATCAGCGGCCTGCCGGTCGAACCTTATGTGCGGACCAACTTGTGGCACACGGTTTACACCGGCAACACCGTCACCCTCGACCAGGTCGACAAGATCAGCAGCAGCCGCAAATCCTCGACCGTCGAACTGGGTCTGGGTCTGGTGGCCCGGGTGACGCCGTCGGTGAGCCTGTACGTCAGCGCCGACTACAGCAGCGACGTGGACGACAATGACTTGAACGGGTTGATTGGCAGCCTGGGGATACGGATGCGCTGGTGA
- the glgB gene encoding 1,4-alpha-glucan branching protein GlgB, whose protein sequence is MSVSNKEQGHHKEALLPRARDIDALVRAEHIDPFAILGPHADGAGGQFIRAYLPGALSVQVLARDSGEELGQLEATETPGLFVGHFQRAQAYLLRTRWAGGEQTAEDPYSFGPLLGEMDLYLFAEGNHRDLSGCLGAQLKTVDGVDGVRFAVWAPNARRVSVVGDFNVWDGRRHPMRLRHPTGVWELFIPRLQAGDTYKYEILGAHGILPLKADPMALATSLPPDTASKVASPLNIDWQDQDWMMSRGDRQRVTAPLSIYELHAGSWQCELDDLGEVARQYTWPELTERLIPYVKDLGFTHIELMPIMEHPFGGSWGYQLLSQFAPSARYGTPDQFAAFINACHQAELGVILDWVPAHFPTDTHGLAQFDGTALYEYGNPQEGFHQDWDTLIYNLGRTEVHGYMLASALHWLKHFHVDGLRVDAVASMLYRDYSRKAGEWVPNRHGGRENLEAIDFLRHLNDVVALEAPGALVIAEESTAWPGVSQGTQQGGLGFAYKWNMGWMHDSLHYIQQDPVYRAHHHNELSFGLVYAWSERFILPISHDEVVHGKHSLIDKMPGDRWQKFANLRAYLSFMWAHPGKKLLFMGCEFGQWREWNHDQQLDWYLLQYPEHKGVQKLVADLNRLYREEPALHEQDDVPQGFQWLIGDDAINSVYAWLRWSKDGKPVLVVANFTPVPREAYRVGVPFAGQWNEVLNSDSSIYAGSNYGNSGGAVAEEVPSHGQALSLVLNLPPLAVLMLRPQG, encoded by the coding sequence ATGAGTGTCTCGAACAAGGAACAGGGTCATCACAAAGAAGCGCTGCTGCCCAGGGCGCGGGATATCGATGCATTGGTGCGTGCCGAGCATATCGATCCTTTCGCCATTCTCGGCCCCCACGCCGATGGCGCCGGCGGGCAATTCATTCGTGCGTATCTGCCGGGCGCCCTGAGTGTGCAGGTGCTGGCCAGGGACTCCGGTGAAGAGCTGGGTCAACTTGAAGCCACAGAGACCCCGGGGTTGTTCGTCGGCCATTTCCAGCGCGCGCAAGCGTATCTGCTGCGCACCCGTTGGGCCGGCGGCGAGCAAACCGCAGAAGATCCTTACAGCTTCGGCCCTTTGTTGGGCGAAATGGATTTGTACCTGTTTGCCGAAGGCAATCACCGCGACCTCAGCGGGTGCCTGGGTGCGCAACTGAAAACCGTGGACGGCGTCGACGGCGTGCGTTTTGCCGTATGGGCGCCGAATGCCCGGCGGGTGTCGGTGGTCGGTGATTTCAACGTCTGGGACGGGCGTCGGCATCCGATGCGCCTGCGTCATCCCACCGGTGTCTGGGAGTTGTTCATTCCGCGCCTGCAAGCCGGGGACACCTACAAATACGAGATTCTCGGCGCCCACGGCATTTTGCCGTTGAAGGCCGATCCCATGGCGCTGGCCACCAGCCTGCCACCGGACACCGCCTCGAAAGTCGCCTCACCCTTGAACATCGACTGGCAGGACCAGGACTGGATGATGTCCCGGGGGGACCGCCAGCGGGTGACGGCGCCGTTGTCGATCTACGAATTGCACGCCGGCTCGTGGCAATGCGAGCTGGACGACCTGGGTGAAGTGGCCCGCCAGTACACCTGGCCCGAATTGACCGAGCGGCTGATTCCCTATGTCAAAGACCTGGGCTTCACCCACATCGAACTGATGCCGATCATGGAGCATCCATTCGGCGGTTCGTGGGGCTATCAGTTGCTGTCGCAATTCGCGCCGAGTGCGCGCTATGGCACGCCGGACCAGTTCGCCGCGTTCATCAACGCCTGCCACCAGGCCGAACTCGGGGTGATTCTCGATTGGGTGCCGGCGCATTTCCCCACCGATACCCACGGCCTGGCCCAGTTTGACGGCACGGCGCTCTACGAGTACGGCAACCCGCAGGAAGGTTTCCATCAGGACTGGGACACGCTGATCTACAACCTGGGGCGCACCGAAGTGCACGGCTACATGCTGGCGTCTGCGCTGCACTGGCTCAAGCATTTCCATGTCGACGGCCTGCGGGTCGATGCGGTGGCCTCGATGCTGTATCGCGACTACTCGCGCAAGGCCGGCGAGTGGGTGCCGAACCGCCATGGCGGGCGGGAGAACCTGGAAGCCATCGACTTCCTGCGTCACCTCAATGACGTGGTGGCCCTCGAAGCACCCGGTGCGCTGGTGATCGCCGAAGAATCCACCGCATGGCCGGGTGTCAGCCAGGGCACGCAACAGGGTGGCCTGGGCTTTGCCTACAAATGGAACATGGGCTGGATGCACGATTCGCTGCATTACATTCAGCAGGACCCGGTGTACCGCGCCCATCACCACAACGAGCTGAGTTTCGGCCTGGTGTATGCGTGGTCCGAGCGCTTCATCCTGCCGATCTCCCACGATGAAGTGGTGCATGGGAAGCACTCGCTGATCGACAAGATGCCCGGCGACCGCTGGCAGAAATTCGCCAACCTGCGGGCCTACCTGAGTTTCATGTGGGCCCATCCGGGCAAGAAACTGTTGTTCATGGGCTGTGAATTCGGCCAGTGGCGCGAGTGGAACCATGACCAGCAACTGGACTGGTACCTGTTGCAATACCCCGAGCACAAGGGCGTGCAGAAACTGGTGGCCGACCTGAACCGCTTGTACCGCGAAGAGCCGGCGCTGCATGAGCAGGACGACGTGCCCCAGGGTTTCCAGTGGCTCATCGGCGATGATGCGATCAACAGCGTTTATGCGTGGTTGCGCTGGAGCAAGGACGGCAAGCCGGTGCTGGTGGTGGCCAACTTTACGCCGGTGCCACGGGAGGCTTATCGCGTCGGGGTGCCGTTTGCCGGGCAGTGGAACGAGGTGCTCAACAGCGACTCGTCGATCTATGCCGGTTCCAACTACGGCAACAGTGGCGGGGCGGTTGCCGAAGAGGTGCCGAGCCATGGCCAGGCGTTGTCGCTGGTGCTGAATTTGCCGCCGTTGGCGGTGTTGATGTTAAGGCCGCAGGGCTGA
- a CDS encoding PIG-L family deacetylase, with product MKPVSLSEANLPSQIWNSAPQLDSIPVISTQSLVPIGARAVLIAPHPGDEVVTCGGLLQLLSNLGHPLQLISITDGSASHPGSRQWSEKRLSVFRPQESVEAIRRLGLPMHSLKWIRGGFTDNALVEYEDQIAQFITRYLRPGDVVFSTWRQDGNVDHDTVGRASARAAANVGATYNDVPFWAWHWPARDRELIPWHRARKVRLDTWTVARKSHATHAYASQLDGEPAIGLAPLLPRPLLERIRLPYEIVLV from the coding sequence ATGAAACCCGTTTCCCTGAGCGAAGCCAATCTGCCATCACAGATCTGGAACAGCGCCCCGCAACTGGACAGCATTCCGGTCATCAGTACCCAGTCGCTTGTGCCCATCGGCGCACGCGCAGTGCTCATTGCCCCACACCCCGGCGATGAAGTCGTGACCTGCGGTGGCCTGCTGCAGTTGCTCAGCAATCTCGGCCACCCGCTGCAATTGATCTCGATCACCGACGGCAGCGCCAGCCATCCGGGCTCTCGGCAGTGGTCGGAAAAGCGCCTCAGCGTATTTCGTCCCCAGGAAAGCGTCGAAGCCATCCGCCGGCTCGGTTTGCCGATGCACAGCCTGAAGTGGATTCGTGGCGGGTTTACCGACAACGCCCTGGTGGAGTACGAAGATCAGATCGCCCAATTCATCACGCGCTACCTGCGCCCCGGTGATGTGGTGTTCAGCACCTGGCGCCAGGACGGCAACGTCGACCACGACACCGTTGGCCGCGCCAGCGCCAGGGCGGCGGCCAATGTAGGGGCAACCTACAACGACGTACCGTTCTGGGCCTGGCACTGGCCGGCACGGGACCGGGAGCTGATTCCCTGGCACCGTGCCCGCAAGGTACGCCTGGATACCTGGACCGTCGCCCGCAAGAGCCACGCCACCCATGCCTACGCCAGCCAACTGGACGGCGAGCCGGCCATCGGCCTCGCGCCGTTGCTGCCCCGGCCGCTGCTGGAGCGTATCCGTTTGCCTTATGAAATCGTGTTGGTATGA
- the glgX gene encoding glycogen debranching protein GlgX, producing the protein MTSPKKAAAPAPRAETTRIREGLPFPLGATWDGLGVNFALFSAHATRVELCLFDDAGEVEIERIELPEYTDEIYHGYLPDAHPGLIYGYRVYGPYDPANGHRFNPNKLLIDPYAKQLVGKLKWSEALFGYTIGHPDADLSFDERDSAPFVPKCKVIDPAHTWGHDHRVSVPWDKTIIYETHVRGFSMRHPAVPENLRGTFAGLMVDDVVEHIRKLGVSTVELLPIHAFVNDQHLLHKGMTNYWGYNSIAFFAPDPRYLASGKIAEFKEMVAHLHEANLEVILDVVYNHTAEGNEQGPTLSMRGIDNASYYRLKPDDKRFYINDSGTGNTLDLSHPCVLQMVTDSLRYWASEMHVDGFRFDLATILGRYHDGFDERHSFLVACRQDPVLRQVKLIAEPWDCGPGGYQVGNFPPGWVEWNDKFRDTVRAFWKGDDSQLADFASRLTASGEMFNQRGRRPYSSVNFVTAHDGFTLNDLVSYNDKHNEANDENNQDGSNNNLSWNHGVEGPTDNPEINALRHRQMRNFFATLLLAQGTPMLVAGDEFARTQDGNNNAYCQDSEIGWVNWDLSEDGKALLKFVKRLIKLRLTYPVLRRGRFLVGNYNEDIGVKDVTWLAPNGTEMTTRHWHDAHNRCLGMLLDGRAQETGIRRKGIDATLMLVVNAHHDIVNFRLPEVPDGGFWTCMIDTNQPSIHGQERFEFGHEYSVTGRSLLLFELQHEEEE; encoded by the coding sequence ATGACCAGTCCGAAGAAAGCCGCCGCGCCAGCCCCTCGTGCCGAAACCACACGAATCCGCGAAGGCCTGCCCTTTCCGCTGGGTGCCACCTGGGATGGCCTGGGCGTCAACTTCGCCCTGTTTTCCGCCCACGCCACCCGGGTTGAACTGTGCCTGTTCGACGACGCCGGCGAGGTTGAAATCGAACGCATCGAACTGCCCGAATACACCGACGAGATCTACCACGGCTACCTGCCCGACGCCCATCCGGGGCTGATCTACGGCTATCGCGTCTACGGCCCCTACGACCCGGCCAACGGCCATCGCTTCAACCCCAACAAACTGCTGATCGACCCCTACGCCAAACAACTGGTGGGCAAGCTGAAATGGTCCGAAGCGCTGTTCGGCTACACCATCGGCCACCCCGACGCCGACCTCAGCTTCGATGAACGGGACAGCGCGCCCTTCGTGCCCAAATGCAAGGTCATCGACCCGGCGCACACCTGGGGCCACGATCATCGTGTCAGCGTACCGTGGGACAAGACAATCATCTATGAAACCCATGTGCGCGGCTTCAGCATGCGTCACCCTGCCGTCCCCGAGAACCTGCGCGGCACCTTTGCCGGGTTGATGGTCGATGACGTGGTGGAACACATCCGCAAACTCGGCGTGTCGACCGTGGAGTTGCTGCCGATCCATGCGTTCGTCAACGACCAGCACCTGCTGCACAAGGGCATGACCAATTACTGGGGCTACAACAGCATTGCATTCTTCGCCCCCGATCCGCGTTACCTGGCCAGCGGCAAGATCGCCGAATTCAAGGAAATGGTCGCACACCTGCACGAAGCCAATCTGGAGGTAATCCTCGACGTGGTCTACAACCACACCGCCGAGGGCAACGAGCAAGGCCCGACCCTGTCCATGCGCGGCATCGACAATGCGTCCTACTACCGCCTCAAGCCCGATGACAAGCGCTTCTACATCAACGATTCCGGCACCGGCAACACCCTGGACCTGAGCCACCCGTGCGTGCTGCAAATGGTCACCGACTCCCTGCGCTACTGGGCCTCGGAAATGCACGTGGACGGCTTCCGCTTCGACCTGGCGACCATCCTGGGGCGTTATCACGACGGTTTCGACGAACGCCACAGTTTCCTGGTGGCCTGCCGTCAGGACCCGGTGTTGCGCCAGGTCAAACTCATCGCCGAACCCTGGGACTGTGGCCCCGGCGGTTATCAGGTCGGCAACTTTCCGCCGGGCTGGGTCGAGTGGAACGACAAGTTCCGCGACACCGTGCGCGCCTTCTGGAAAGGCGACGACAGCCAACTGGCGGACTTTGCCAGCCGCCTGACCGCTTCGGGCGAGATGTTCAACCAACGTGGCCGTCGCCCCTATTCATCGGTGAACTTCGTCACCGCCCACGACGGCTTCACCCTCAATGACCTGGTGTCCTACAACGACAAGCACAACGAAGCCAACGACGAAAACAATCAGGACGGCAGCAACAACAACCTGTCCTGGAACCACGGCGTCGAAGGCCCCACCGACAATCCCGAGATCAACGCGCTGCGCCATCGGCAGATGCGCAATTTCTTCGCCACCCTGCTGCTGGCCCAAGGCACGCCGATGCTGGTGGCCGGCGACGAGTTTGCCCGTACCCAGGACGGCAACAACAATGCCTACTGCCAGGACAGCGAGATCGGCTGGGTCAACTGGGACCTCAGCGAAGATGGCAAGGCCCTGCTCAAGTTCGTCAAACGCCTGATCAAGTTACGCCTGACCTACCCGGTCCTGCGGCGCGGGCGTTTCCTGGTGGGTAATTACAACGAGGATATCGGCGTCAAGGACGTGACATGGCTGGCGCCGAACGGCACCGAAATGACCACCAGGCATTGGCACGATGCGCACAACCGATGCCTGGGCATGCTGCTCGATGGCCGCGCCCAGGAAACCGGCATTCGCCGCAAAGGCATCGACGCGACGTTGATGCTGGTGGTCAACGCGCATCACGACATCGTCAATTTCCGGCTGCCGGAAGTGCCTGACGGCGGTTTCTGGACGTGCATGATCGACACCAACCAGCCATCTATCCACGGCCAGGAACGCTTCGAGTTTGGCCACGAGTACTCGGTCACCGGCCGCTCATTGCTGCTGTTCGAGTTGCAGCATGAGGAAGAAGAGTAA
- a CDS encoding endonuclease/exonuclease/phosphatase family protein: MASHSKRQAAESTPLNTPPAIHRLRVLTVNTHKGFTALNRRFILPELREAVRSTSADLVFLQEVVGEHDRHSSRYNDWPQTSQYEFLADSMWSDFAYGRNAVYPDGHHGNALLSKYPIREYRNLDVSITGPERRGLLHCVLDVPGHREVHAICVHLSLLESHRQLQLQLLCQLLESLPDDAPVIIAGDFNDWQMQGNATLVRRDYLHEAFERHLGRPAKTYPARFPLLRLDRVYLRNASSHEPQILGNKPWTHLSDHLPLAVEVHL; this comes from the coding sequence GTGGCCAGTCATTCAAAACGGCAGGCAGCCGAATCGACACCCTTGAACACGCCCCCGGCGATTCATCGGCTTCGCGTGCTGACGGTCAACACCCATAAGGGTTTTACCGCGCTCAACCGGCGCTTCATCCTCCCTGAATTACGTGAAGCGGTGCGCAGTACGTCGGCAGACCTGGTGTTTCTGCAAGAAGTCGTCGGCGAGCATGACCGCCACTCCTCCCGCTACAACGATTGGCCACAAACCTCGCAATATGAATTCCTCGCCGACAGCATGTGGAGCGACTTCGCCTATGGGCGCAATGCCGTCTATCCCGACGGTCACCATGGCAATGCCCTGCTGTCGAAATACCCGATCCGCGAGTATCGAAACCTGGATGTTTCCATTACCGGCCCGGAACGCCGTGGCTTGCTGCACTGCGTGCTGGACGTGCCGGGGCATCGCGAGGTGCATGCCATCTGCGTTCACCTCAGCCTGCTGGAAAGCCATCGTCAGCTGCAGTTGCAGTTGCTCTGTCAGCTCCTCGAGTCCTTGCCGGATGATGCGCCGGTGATCATTGCCGGCGACTTCAACGACTGGCAGATGCAGGGCAACGCCACCCTTGTCCGCCGCGACTACCTGCACGAAGCCTTCGAACGCCACCTTGGTCGTCCGGCCAAAACCTACCCCGCACGGTTTCCCTTGCTGCGCCTGGACCGCGTCTACCTGCGCAACGCCAGCAGCCACGAGCCGCAAATACTGGGAAACAAACCGTGGACGCACCTGTCTGACCATTTGCCGCTGGCGGTGGAAGTGCATCTCTGA
- the treS gene encoding maltose alpha-D-glucosyltransferase — protein sequence MAKKPKAATFINDPLWYKDAVIYQVHVKSYFDSNNDGIGDFPGLIAKLDYIADLGVNTIWLLPFYPSPRRDDGYDIAEYRGVHGDYGTMADARRFIAEAHKRGLRVITELVINHTSDQHPWFQRARKAKPGSAARDFYVWSDDDQKYDGTRIIFLDTEKSNWTWDPVAGQYFWHRFYSHQPDLNFDNPQVMKAVLSVMRYWLDMGIDGLRLDAIPYLIERDGTNNENLPETHDVLKKIRAEIDANYPDRMLLAEANQWPEDTQLYFGDTDKKGLNGDECHMAFHFPLMPRMYMALAQEDRFPITDILRQTPDIPANCQWAIFLRNHDELTLEMVTDKERDYLWNYYAADRRARINLGIRRRLAPLMERDRRRVELLNSLLLSMPGTPTLYYGDEIGMGDNIYLGDRDGVRTPMQWSIDRNGGFSRADPASLVLPPIMDPQYGYLSVNVETQAGDPHSLLNWTRRLLAVRKQSKAFGRGTLKMLSPSNRRILAYTREYTGVDGKHEVILCVANVSRSAQAAELDLSAYVGMVPVEMLGGNAFPPIGQLNFLLTLAPYGFYWFGLAAENQMPSWHVEPAQSLPDFTTLVLKKRMEELLEAPSRTTLEQSILPNWLQNRRWFAGKDAAIEQVDLAYGVRFGDPQHPVLFSEINVTSGGQSSRYQLPFGFIPEDQVGTPLPQQLALSRVRRGRQVGLITDAFSLDTFVHAVMQGIQAGTVLASSDGDIRFESTAELEKLGLNAESPVRYLSAEQSNSSVVIGNSLVLKLIRKVASGVHPELEMSAYLTEAGFSNISPLLGAVVRRDGAGEDNLLMIAQGYLSNQGDAWEWTQNNLERALRDELADAMSEQEQHYNALGELKDFAAMLGQRLGEMHQVLAAPSANPDFLPQVTTQKEALASARDVAAQIEHALNLLKQHKNQLNPANQTLVGRLLDNRKAILGHVQALGKKTAGGLRIRVHGDLHLGQVLVIKGDAYLIDFEGEPARPLHERRGKHSPYKDASGVLRSFDYAAAMAINVQSVDNTAAADAARLRVTDRYLSEARQAFVDAYRLAAASLAHAWQDPEGEDAALALFGLEKAAYEVAYEAENRPTWLPVPLHGLYGLLSGLKPFSDLGGE from the coding sequence ATGGCGAAGAAACCCAAGGCAGCCACGTTCATCAATGACCCGCTCTGGTACAAAGACGCGGTGATCTATCAAGTTCACGTCAAATCGTATTTCGACTCCAACAACGACGGAATCGGCGACTTTCCCGGCCTCATCGCCAAGCTCGACTACATCGCCGACCTGGGCGTCAACACCATCTGGCTGTTGCCGTTCTATCCCTCCCCACGGCGCGACGACGGTTATGACATTGCCGAGTACCGCGGCGTACACGGCGACTACGGCACCATGGCCGATGCCCGGCGGTTCATTGCCGAGGCGCACAAACGCGGTCTGCGGGTGATCACCGAGCTGGTCATCAACCACACCTCTGACCAGCACCCGTGGTTCCAGCGGGCGCGCAAGGCCAAACCCGGATCGGCGGCGCGGGACTTCTACGTGTGGTCCGATGACGATCAGAAATACGACGGCACTCGCATCATTTTCCTCGATACAGAGAAGTCCAACTGGACCTGGGACCCGGTGGCCGGCCAATACTTCTGGCACCGTTTCTACTCCCACCAGCCGGACCTGAACTTCGATAACCCGCAAGTCATGAAAGCGGTGCTGTCGGTGATGCGTTACTGGCTCGACATGGGCATTGACGGCTTGCGCCTGGACGCGATTCCCTACCTGATCGAACGCGACGGCACCAACAACGAGAACCTGCCGGAAACCCACGACGTGCTGAAAAAGATCCGTGCGGAAATCGACGCCAACTACCCCGACCGCATGCTGCTGGCCGAGGCCAATCAGTGGCCGGAAGACACCCAGCTGTACTTCGGCGACACCGATAAAAAGGGCCTGAACGGCGACGAATGTCACATGGCCTTTCACTTCCCGTTGATGCCGCGCATGTACATGGCGCTGGCCCAGGAAGATCGCTTCCCGATTACCGACATTCTGCGCCAGACCCCGGATATCCCCGCCAACTGCCAATGGGCAATCTTCCTGCGCAACCACGATGAGCTGACCCTGGAGATGGTCACCGACAAGGAACGCGACTACCTGTGGAATTACTACGCCGCCGATCGCCGGGCGCGGATCAACCTGGGGATTCGCCGTCGCCTGGCGCCGCTGATGGAGCGCGACCGCCGCCGGGTCGAGCTGCTCAACAGCCTGCTGCTGTCCATGCCCGGCACGCCGACCCTGTATTACGGCGACGAAATCGGCATGGGCGACAACATCTACCTCGGCGATCGCGACGGTGTGCGCACGCCGATGCAATGGTCCATCGACCGCAACGGCGGTTTTTCCCGCGCCGATCCGGCGAGTCTGGTGTTGCCGCCGATCATGGACCCGCAATATGGCTACCTGTCGGTCAACGTCGAAACCCAGGCCGGCGACCCCCATTCGTTGTTGAACTGGACCCGACGCCTGCTCGCCGTGCGCAAGCAATCCAAGGCCTTCGGGCGCGGTACGTTGAAGATGCTGTCGCCGAGCAACCGGCGGATTCTGGCCTACACCCGCGAATACACCGGGGTGGACGGCAAACACGAAGTCATTCTGTGCGTGGCCAACGTGTCGCGCAGTGCCCAGGCCGCCGAGCTGGATCTGTCTGCCTACGTCGGCATGGTGCCGGTGGAAATGCTCGGGGGGAACGCGTTCCCGCCCATCGGCCAGCTGAATTTCCTCCTGACCCTGGCGCCTTACGGCTTCTACTGGTTCGGCCTCGCCGCGGAAAACCAGATGCCGAGCTGGCACGTGGAGCCCGCACAGAGCCTGCCGGACTTCACCACGCTGGTGCTGAAAAAGCGCATGGAGGAATTGCTGGAGGCGCCGTCACGCACCACGCTGGAGCAAAGCATCCTGCCCAACTGGTTGCAGAACCGCCGCTGGTTCGCGGGCAAGGACGCCGCCATCGAACAGGTCGATCTGGCCTATGGCGTGCGGTTCGGCGATCCACAGCATCCGGTGCTGTTCAGCGAGATCAATGTCACCAGCGGCGGTCAGAGCAGTCGCTACCAGTTGCCGTTCGGCTTTATCCCGGAGGATCAGGTCGGTACTCCGTTGCCGCAGCAACTGGCATTGTCGCGGGTACGGCGCGGACGCCAGGTCGGCCTGATCACCGACGCCTTCAGCCTGGACACCTTTGTGCATGCCGTAATGCAGGGCATTCAGGCCGGCACCGTATTGGCCTCCAGCGACGGCGACATTCGTTTCGAGTCCACCGCGGAGCTGGAAAAACTCGGCCTCAATGCCGAGTCGCCGGTACGTTACCTGTCCGCCGAACAGTCCAACAGTTCGGTGGTGATCGGCAATAGCCTGGTGCTGAAACTGATCCGCAAGGTCGCCAGCGGTGTGCACCCTGAGCTTGAAATGAGCGCGTACCTGACCGAAGCCGGGTTCAGCAATATTTCGCCATTGCTGGGGGCCGTGGTGCGCCGGGACGGGGCGGGTGAAGACAATTTGCTGATGATCGCCCAAGGCTATCTGAGCAATCAGGGTGATGCCTGGGAGTGGACGCAGAACAACCTCGAGCGGGCGCTGCGCGATGAACTGGCCGACGCTATGTCCGAGCAGGAACAGCATTACAACGCGCTCGGCGAACTGAAAGATTTCGCCGCTATGCTCGGTCAGCGCCTGGGGGAAATGCACCAGGTGCTGGCGGCGCCGAGTGCCAACCCGGACTTCTTGCCCCAGGTCACCACGCAGAAAGAGGCGCTGGCCTCGGCCAGGGACGTCGCGGCGCAAATCGAGCACGCGCTGAACTTGCTCAAGCAGCATAAGAATCAACTGAACCCGGCGAACCAGACTCTGGTCGGCCGTTTACTGGACAACAGGAAAGCCATCCTCGGCCATGTACAAGCGTTGGGCAAAAAGACCGCGGGCGGCTTGCGCATTCGTGTGCACGGCGACCTGCATCTGGGGCAGGTGCTGGTGATCAAGGGCGATGCCTACCTGATCGACTTCGAGGGCGAACCGGCCCGGCCATTGCATGAACGACGGGGCAAACACAGCCCGTACAAGGATGCCAGCGGCGTGCTGCGTTCCTTCGACTATGCGGCGGCGATGGCGATCAATGTGCAGAGCGTCGACAACACCGCGGCGGCCGATGCCGCACGCTTGCGGGTCACCGATCGCTACTTGAGCGAGGCGCGGCAGGCATTTGTCGACGCTTATCGGCTGGCGGCAGCTAGTCTTGCCCATGCATGGCAAGATCCCGAAGGCGAGGATGCCGCGCTGGCGTTGTTCGGTCTGGAGAAGGCGGCGTATGAAGTGGCCTATGAGGCGGAAAATCGCCCCACCTGGTTGCCCGTGCCGTTGCACGGTTTATATGGATTATTGAGTGGGCTTAAACCCTTTTCCGATCTTGGTGGAGAGTAG